The genomic region aaatcaatgaactaaaattaaattgtgttAAAAAATTCTTTGTTGACcttaagtttttatatataattttgatgatTCAGAATATTATTACTATGACAAGTTGGGTTAGTGTTGttagtaaaaaaaatctttagtAGATATTTAATTGTCattaatataatgaaataaagaggttgaaagcaaaaataaaaagagttatagagtatataataataatgaagcgaGTATATGAAGCTAAGGAACTTATATGAGCAATGATAATCTCCATAAAAAAtggttaaataaattttagagaaTAAATTGAACTATTTAAATGAGTTTATGAGGGCAAGCCATACATGGATCAGTCtagttttgaaaaaaaaatagtatgaaattttaaatttttgagcAAATTATACTCAAATTGTCGGATTTGGTCAATACAGATAAGATCAATTATAATTAGTTATGTTAATTCTACAAAAGAGATTTAaacatatctttttatatttgtatatttgagattctattttttattagccTAAGTCATTTTATGATCTCAAAATTCCTTGATTTTGATCTTGGCAATTAAAGTGTGTAATAcctaatctattttttaagtCTCTTTTGAAAGATCTTGACTAAGTGCTCAAAAGACTTATATTCGTTTCTGCCTTCTAAATCGCGATTGGCATATGCATATTTCCATAACCGTTGCAGCAAAGGAGAGATCGTGACTGTGAGCAAGAAAGTCGAGACTACGagaaacaacaaaataaagaCATAAGGGATAATAACCTCAATTATGACCGTGAAGTAAATCACAATGAGGAGATCGTTATCATGAAGTTCATACTTGTTAGGAAGATTGCTAATGGTTATTTTTGAGTCAGTAAATCACGAAGCACCACATGGATCATAGTCATTGCAACTTTAAGAATCATGATCTCAAACAAGATGTAGCGAGCATAATTAGCCTGTTGCGAGCGCGATAGCCTATCATGATTACAACTCTAGACCGATAGTGCATTTCATGCACTATCTAAAGCTTAAAGCAAAGATATGATTTAGGTTTATAGGATGGCAtcttttttggttgtttggagATATAAATACCCTCCAAAAGACATTTACGATTGATAAACAACCTTCTTTAGTGCCATATCATTGCTATTTGATTTTACACCTacatttatttctttgtatGAATAACCTTATATAAAGTTGTTGTAAGAGCCTTAAATGCTCTTATGAGGCTTGAGTGTTAAccaaaatatttgaatttggGTTTGAGAGTTCATCTAGGATTAAAATTCTTGTAAGGTTGTATATTAGCCATATTCATAAGTTGTGAGGTTGGGTGTAAGCCAAACACTTAGTTGGGAGTGAGCTAGTGAGATCTCCATTTGTAATTGAGATTGAGTTAAGTGAAATACCTAATGAAGATTGAGAAGTGGACATATAGTTTGTTAATATCCAAACCATTATAAATTGTGTGCCTCATTTCTTCTATACTCTTTAAACTTCTATAAAACCTTTAATTACCCACTATTCTTCTAATTACCAATTCAACCTTCTCCTTCTTGGTTCTCAAGGTAATAGATTTTATGGCAAAAGGCTTGCATCAATCTGAGGTGTATGAGAGGCGCACTGGCTGAAATACTGAAGTATGTTCAAACTATCATGACTAGATGAGCAATCAaatgttttagtttttagaaTATGAAGATGGATGATTGTTAGAGTATTTCCTAAAGACAAGGGATTATGAGATGatctatgttaatttatacatcatatTAATGTCATCCAATTGTACTAAATGCACGGTTCAACTTTTAGTGGAACGATTAGTCGTGGTCTTACCAAAGAATAATCTGACTGTTAGAGCTGAACACTATGGaatgtaaacacaaatgtaagagaaattataaagcgagtttataatgatgaagTTCTCAAACAAATGCGTTTGTAAACTTTATTCATAGTCAatgtttgattaaaaaatagatattgaTCAAAAGCTCAAGATTACCATAATGTGTTATCATTTGTGAAATAAGCAATCTGTCTCATGAGGTTAAGGAACATGAATTTCGAGATAAGCATATAGGTGAttgttataagaaaaaatttattaaacacgACCCTACTGAGTAGCCTATATGGAATTTACCTTAAGAGTCTATGGACAATACTTTtgtgacaatcatgtaagacgTGATCCTTGGACTTGATATAATAGTACATTATCTTATATAAggattattatatttttatactatcTTATGTCCTCCTATCCATGGAGTGCTCAAGGATAATCATTGGGTATAATAAAagtcatatgaagataataagttatcaataacGAATTTATTGCCCAAGGTAATACGTCATGGAACATTATCCcaatgattcttgatatgctttaacatgAAAATCCTTGGCCAATGTTGTATGAAgaaagattatgaaaagtgtttcatagctcttattcaaaatattatatgcaattactaagaataaatatgattggttcaattatagaGTGGATACGTGCATCCATactctatgaatcaattgggataaaagaataatgaaaggATTAAATTACATTGTAAGATTGTTCACTGCAAAGATTGAGTAAAATGCTTTAATCATCCCTATACATTTGGATGGTCATTGTGCATTTCTAGATGCTAATCTTGATATATGAAAATGGATGTTGACCTAAGGTGtaattgatctctattttaatCTTGACACCCAAATTGAATATTGCTAATCCTATGTCCGAGTATTTATATGACAAAGCACTAAAGAAACCAACTAAAGACCAAGCATTCTTTAGCTTTAAAGGTAGCCTTGCGAAAAGACCTAAGAAGCGTGAGGGCGCTTTTCATATgactaaaattttacaagacGTTGAAAAGTCCAGCTGACATCTCGCCAATCACATCGCGATATATGGCAATCAAAGTGTTAAAGCTTCAAGAAGCGCGAGGGTGCTTCATATTTGAGCTTGAGACTGAAAATGGCATATGATAGTGCAATGAGAAGCGTGAGGGCACTTTTGGGCAAGGTCAAGGCAAGAGCGAGGGCGCTATTGCAGTGCCATGACCGGTTTTTACAATTAATGCCAATGTTAGTAACCATTGAGATATCAGTCATCCCATCAATGTCGCGTGGTTGGAGCAGTTGGAGCCCCAACATCTCTTTTCGGAAAAGCACAAGGGCGCTTTTTAGGACTATAAGCAATTTTTTTCAAGTCATCGAATCTTACAATTAATGAGTTCTGGACCTATTGTAATGTCTCTAAGAGGTTGGTATGTGTATAAATACCTCTCTTAAAGACTATATAAGTAAGTGTGTGACTTAGATATACTAAAACTCTTAtgaatttatttctcaactttctacactcaatttttttctttgtaaagtgTATTGAGTTAAAACTTTTTGTTCAACTAAAACTCTAAAGGATGTTGTGTGACCCTAGGTATTAAAAACACAAGGAATTGGTTGTTGAATAACCATTAATACTCAAgggttaagggacttagttgAGAGTTTGGATTACTAAGGGAAGAAGTTCAGTGAGAGTTTGGGTCATATGTAAATAGACTTTAAGTGAGATTAAAATGAGACTTTAAGTATTGGGCTTAGGCTCATATATTAAGCCTAATTAAAGGTTAGTTAATTAAGAGCTAATGAGCGTAGTATAATTGGCTTATGATGAGTTTATAATTCATggattagtttttatattaattaaatttcagtTAAGATAACAAAGCataatttaaagtaatttagGGTTTTGCAAAAATCCTAAACCTTTAAGGACTTTGATTAAAAgatcatatatatagaaaatgatgCTAGGGGCGACaagaattattatctttaatgagaaaaatattttcttaaaaataccctaggtgaatcaatcaataagattaattaatttatcccCTTTGCTTAGAACTAGCATTGAATCTCTTACATCTCTTCTCAATCTCTTAAAAGTTGTTTAAGAGATCGTTACATAGAAGCTTGTGTGGATCCCTAGAAAGCCTGGTCACttgagtagctttaaagtgcatcaatcaaccttgaagaatcaagaataaaaaaagctAAAACCACTCCTTGAAATTGGTGGCATACTTCCTTTATAAGCTTTCTTCATTCTTTACTTGTTTTGTATGTTataattatcttaattaatGAGATCCTTGGTGTGGATtgaaaaatttttatttttcttttgttgcctctttaatatttttcaaatcaatttcCAAAAATCATATCAGAGTCGccatttattagtttaatcataaTGGATGcataattttttgattataAGGATGCAAATTTGGAATTTCTGAGGtgttttaaagatttttttggTTGCCATAGCtgtactttaaattttttgggTGATTCTTATTTCATATGAACCCTAAGGAATGGAACTTATAATGTGGAAGTGTATAGAATTCTTGAATCTCATTTAATTATGGTTTGGGTGTTGGGAGTCCATGCCATATGCATAGAAATCTTTGATGTGATCATCAACATCCAATCTCTAATCAAATCtagatagaaaaattaattaaaataaatttataagtaaCTGTTACATCAACTtttgttgaatattttatgttcaaaataatttagaatttgattcttaatgatcaaagtaaaactatgcacatacTACACATCCTAAAGGTtcattagaataatttttttatttatattaagtaaattattatttttataatgagtataaaatttatattgtgtagttttataaattaaaagtataatatataattaatggaATTGTGGGGGGTATTAATCTATTTTAGGAGGTAGATATaagaaagataagaaaaagagaaaaagagagaagggAAAATGTCAAAATCATATGATATGGGCTTAGTATAAAAACCGCCCAGAAAGTTACGAGCAAAGGCATGCCCTTAGAAAAAGTTGCTAATAGAGTTGTAGTGagggaaagaaataaatattctctCTCCCTGAAAAACCCTTGAAGTAGCGTTCATTGCAATCGACTTTTCAAAGAAATGGCAAACAGTAATCTCCCTCGAAGAATCATTAAGgtttcttaatttcttgtaTCGATCTTCTCTTTACACGATCCATCTCTTAATTTCTCTGATCGATCCatcagtttctttttttgataCCCTAAGAAACCAAAAAGAATTGAAACCTTTAACTTTGGTGGGTTGTagagttaataaatatacttctttAGAGTAATTGACTCGCTTGTTTAAATTGTTAGGGTTAATTGTTAGTCATGTAAATCTGGGCTCTTGAAGGTTGTAGTTGCTTTCTTGTTATGTTTTCTTTATGGGTATTGATTGGGATtttgtgtttcttttttctttttcttacttCCTCTTGTTTGtatatatgattttgatttgttatttTGGATGTGATCTAACAGGAAACTCAACGACTTCTCAGTGAACCAggtaaaagataaaaaaggcttttcttttttcatctaTGATTTTTTGTGGTTTTTGTTTAATTGCGGCTTGCGAACTTATTTTTGGATGTTAAGTAGTAatgcaatttttctttccgTGAAATTATTATGAAAGCTAAGGttctaatttgttaattttgcAATTCATATGTGCAGCTCCAGGAATAAGTGCTTCGCCCTCTGAAGATAATATGCGATATTTCAATGTGATGATTCTTGGCCCCACACAGTCTCCTTATGAAGGTATCATTTGTTATTGGTTTCCGTGTGTGTAATGGAATTAGCAAAAgtttattgaattgtttgGTTTTGATCGAACtaaaattgttttctcagaaaTGTAGGTTCTAGTATTTTTTAACTAACTTCATATtgttataattcttttaaaatttggaaaaataGCTATGGGGATGCAGGTATCTAGCCACTGCTAAAGCTAGAGATAGATAAAACCCCCATTTTTTGGTTAAGTAGCTCGCATAAATAGCTATATGTAGAAACATAAATAGCTTTATCAATTTGCAATATAACtatgtgtatatatacaaGGTGAGAAAATAAGAACAGGTTCCTTCGTAAGCTGCATTTAATTCTGGCTGCTTGTTCAACCAACTTGCTCAAGATTATAAGAGAAAAGATCAAAATGGTTGTTTCTGAAACCGGTATATATTGGGAGTTCATCTATAGAAGCACTAAGATGCTGCCAAATGGCTGCTGTTCTTTTCCATGTCTTCTCCAGCTCTACCAGCTGTAGTTTTCTGGAAGTAATACTTGTGAATAGCCTTAGTTCAGTTCTGATGTTAATCTTCTTAGTCTGTAAGAAATGACTTAGAGTGTTTGTTTTGCCATCTGATGCTTACCTAACTTAAGCTTAGCAAGCATTGGAATGTAGTCTTTATCTCTCTTAACATGCTTGTGAGAATTCTAATAATGTAAGAATTGAAGTCCTATATACATTTTCTATTTGGGAGCAAAATGTCTCTCTTTCTGTCATTACGTATTAAACTAGTCTTAGAGTATGAAAATACTCTAGTTGTTTTTTCTTGTCATTTTCTTCATATGTATGTCCTATGTGATTTATACTATGGCTGCAATTAATTTAGGTGGAGTTTTCAAACTGGAACTCTTTCTTCCTGAAGAATATCCCATGGCTGCACCAAAGGTATGTCAAACTTGGGCATTCTCTTTGTTGCAtctaaatgaaattaaatcttttttttcatattagcTATTGATTTATGATTATTGAGTATTTTTTCcataatacaaaataatgCATTGTGTGATGTTACTTAAAGTTCATTGTTGTTACCCTGTTTTTCATGCTATTGGATTTGCCCATGTTCTCGTTCATAAAAACATCTGTCCTTCATACCTGTTTCTTTCATTCTCCATTCACCACCTTTTTGGTAATTCCTTAAATAGGCAGTGGATATCATAGCAATCTTTCTAATAATGTCTGGGGTGCACAGATGTAAATTGATAACATAGATTCATTAATAATCAGAGTTAGGTATTGGCAGTTGGAGTTATTTAAATATGTCATTTGGCTTAGAAAAGCAGAGTTTTGGCAGGTTCACTTGTTAAATCTACATTGTATAGTCTATCAAGGCTTGTAAACTTTGCGTTTGGGCTGGATGGATTCCTCAGTGCTTGGCCTATACCAAACACATTTTGGTGACCAAAACCTTATCCCAAAGACGAACCTGGCATTTTTAGTTGTCGAGCATAATTAAGCATTAAATGATGAAAATGTTAAGCATGTAACCTTTAATATATGTCTGGACTATTGAGTATGGGCCCtatgaattctttttatttatttatggatAGATCACCGGTATTAGGTTTGAGTACCCGAAGAACCAAAGAAACTAACAACAAAGATATTTGAGTATGAACTGAAGCACTAGCAAGCATAATGGGATTCACAAGTATCCCCTCAAAGCCATTGAAAAAATAAGGTCAACCTACTTAAAATGGAAATAGACCTCCTTAAcctatatttaatatatattgacACCATTAAGTACTCATAATTAACCAACCATCTAATCCCATTTGATTTCCTCTCTTCATTTTTGCCCTTATGCCTGGCTAATACATGTGGAGGAAAAGGTAATtcataatgataaaatattccTGAGTGTTTATAGGATCCGAACCTGTCCTGTTTGGCAATGCATGGAGGCTTTAAATTCTGATTCTGAGCCTTTTACAATCAACGAATTGAAAACCTGAACAAAAGCATGGACAGCTTAACAGATTAAGTCACAATTATTTCTGTGGTCGACAGACTTGGCCAAGAggagatttttaaaatttgagtaATATGCTAGGGCTGATATGATTATGCATCACAATACAATATAAATAGCGTTACTGGTGGAGTtggtaaaataataatcaattttacaTGACCAAATCTGTTTGGGCATCTTATGTAACTTTGTGGTGTTTGGTGTCTATGACCCAAAATTTTTTGAAGAGGCTTATGGTCTTTGTTGTCATCTTTGACTTTATTGGGAAAATTGAAATCTAACGTGATGTTTCAGGCTGAAGTGAagtatcttttaaatattttatcagtTGTCACTAGTTTTTAAGTATAGTTTTATTGATGGTTTGTATTTCtccaatttttttcttgatgtATGTAAAATTTGCTAATTGCCATatcctttattttctctttcttattattttctcatacagGTTCGGTTTCTGACCAAAATATACCATCCTAACATTGACAAGGTAGGCTTTAATTCTCctgcctctctctctctctctctctctctctcagtTCTAGTTCTGTTGTTTCTTAAATCCAATAGAGTAAAAACATTCTTATGTAGCTTGGGAGAATATGTCTTGATATTCTGAAAGACAAATGGAGTCCTGCTCTTCAGATACGAACTGTACTTCTCAGGTACTATgatatgtgatttttttttttattgcccTGCTGCTTGTTACTGGAACTTATTTAAGTACGAAATTTATTATGGCAAAAAATTTGCCGCAAAAGGAAAGATAGGCACTTTTGTTGTAAGTATCTTACAACCGATTTAGAAaacattgaatttttttttctctgttGCTGCctctttatctttcttttccttttcctttcccCCTCCCCCTCTTTTTGAAGGAGACTTGGTTAAAAAGTGAGAAAATGGAACTGGTTCTGTAAGAACATGGTTGGCCTAGGGTTTAGATATTGAAGTCTTACAATAGTGTTATTAATAGAACCTAATATCCTCCTACGTTTCGATAGCATCCAAGCACTGCTCAGCGCCCCAAACCCCGATGACCCACTTTCTGAGAACATTGCCAAGCATTGGAAGACGAATGAGGCTGAAGCTGTGGAAACAGGTGATGTATTTCTAGTTTCAGTCTCATTGTAGTTCCCCCTAATTTTTAAGTTGGGCACCAGCATGGAACATTGATGCTTATGCTGCATTAGTCattgtttttcatatatatatatatatatatgacttCTCTTTTGAACACTGCAGCCAAGGAATGGACCCGTTTATATGCAAGTGGTGCGTGAAGATTTGGTGGGAACTTCTACCCTTTCAAACAACGTTCATGTGATATATCCTTTTAACTGTTAATTTGAAtggaaatttgaagaattgatGTTTGaacaaatcaaaaaatttaatatttttcaaagcTTCCAGATACTGCATATCAAATTGTTCTCTGATGTTGGAAGCACCGTCTTTGAACTTGTATGATTAGATAAATACATTATTCTACTCTTTCTCTGACTCTCCCCATCTTTTTGTCAATTCTTTAGCAAAATTTAACTTGACTGATTGCATACTCGGATTCAAGattgaaaacaaaaattcaaGGAATGAAAGAGAATTGCTTACCCATTTTGTGAAATTTCTTATCTATTTTTGGATCAAATAAACTgcaaattttttatgttaCATGAGCTCCTCATGGAGCTCATTTAACCGAGTATAAACTGCGATAGTTTTTGTTAACCTATAATTGGGGTCTATTATCTTCCTTTTcccattaatttttaagagatTGATTTTTGAAAAACGGTTCGTTctgtaaaataaagaataatagaaaagaaaaactagtagaaatagaaaagaaaaacttgtaGAAGAGAGAATGATTTATGTGTGTATGtgtgtatcattccagtgatagaaaatttataacacTTGGGTGTAAAAgattataaactaaaattctatttaCATAAAAGAATCTATCTCATGATAGCCATtgttcaatattttttaaactgaTATTAAACTTCAATTTTCGTTGCTTCATttaatacttatatatattgtaaatattagatcTTAACTTTTACAATTACATGAAgcacaaaaataataagtcaagataattgaatcaaagacCAAAggaattatattaaataaaatcataaataaaattaatgaatttccactcaatcttagaaaataagctTAGCtacaacataaataaaaataacaaaagtaattgaatttattaaattaaagaataagaaaataaattaaaaaaggaaaaagaactattAAATCTTGATGGAATTTCTTCAATCTTGATCTTGATTGTCTCTTCCAAATTTTATCTCTGACCATTTTCTAATCtctcaaaaaattattcaaaacttTCAAAGTTATGTCTTTTATAGCCCACTTTTATAGCCCATTAAACCTGaaatttataagatttaaGTTGGATTCTAGTAGGGTTAAAATACCTCATTAGAGTGCCTACTCAATGGCTAAGCGACCCTTCTAACCGTCCCTTTTTTTCTCATGGTACAGACCAGTGGTTAGAGACTTTCACTTTGTCAATTTCGCACTCCTA from Ricinus communis isolate WT05 ecotype wild-type chromosome 9, ASM1957865v1, whole genome shotgun sequence harbors:
- the LOC8282135 gene encoding ubiquitin-conjugating enzyme E2 36 is translated as MANSNLPRRIIKETQRLLSEPAPGISASPSEDNMRYFNVMILGPTQSPYEGGVFKLELFLPEEYPMAAPKVRFLTKIYHPNIDKLGRICLDILKDKWSPALQIRTVLLSIQALLSAPNPDDPLSENIAKHWKTNEAEAVETAKEWTRLYASGA